From the Saccharomycodes ludwigii strain NBRC 1722 chromosome I, whole genome shotgun sequence genome, one window contains:
- the SMK1 gene encoding mitogen-activated protein kinase SMK1 (similar to Saccharomyces cerevisiae YPR054W | SMK1 | middle sporulation-specific mitogen-activated protein kinase (MAPK)): MKQTLGSNKQLINSTNIGKTRGTFIGKNKNATPNAPKRTSALTNTVGKNNNILATSINTSDIIIQDVSDVNKFTVYEKANFLVPSRYEIKFILGKGSYGTVCSAIDNKDHAQPVPLAIKKVTNIFTREILLKRAIRELKFMRYFKGHKNIINLIDLEIVTVMPYDGLYCFQELVDYDLARVIHSSVQFSEFHIKKFFYQILCGLKYIHSADVIHRDLKPGNILCTIQGTLKICDFGLARGVAPKYFPDNSSEQNGNGTSYALKTRHITNYVATRWYRAPELMLSNKKYTKAIDLWACGCILAEFYGRKPIFIGNDQMHQISEIVKVLGTPNKDIIIKYGSHVAWEIFCPPKPQYRKVPWSNIYSYAQPDGLDLIDKLLKWDPNARLTVEEAIEHEFLQDFRDKSEEPVCSKGAFNFAYEYEHMSLTALKQYLFEEVCNFKKEMKGIGKNAIYK, from the coding sequence tattggaaaaaataaaaatgcaaCACCAAATGCACCTAAAAGGACAAGTGCTTTGACAAATACAGTAggtaaaaacaataatattttggcGACTTCAATAAATACTAGCGACATCATCATTCAAGATGTTTCAGATGTCAATAAATTCACTGTATACGAAAAAGCTAATTTTCTAGTTCCCAGCAGATATgaaatcaaatttattttgggCAAGGGATCTTATGGCACAGTTTGTTCTGCTATAGATAACAAAGACCATGCCCAACCAGTTCCATTGGCCATCAAGAAAGTCACTAATATTTTCACTAGAGAAATATTACTAAAAAGGGCTATCAGAGAACTAAAATTTATGAGATATTTTAAAGGCCataagaatattattaatttaattgatttaGAAATTGTTACAGTTATGCCATATGACGGATTATACTGTTTTCAAGAATTGGTTGATTATGATTTAGCGAGGGTAATACACTCTAGCGTTCAATTTTCTGAATTtcacattaaaaaatttttttatcaaattctATGTGGTTTAAAATACATTCATAGCGCTGATGTAATTCATCGAGATTTAAAACCTGGTAACATATTGTGCACAATCCAAGGGACTTTGAAAATTTGTGATTTTGGACTAGCCAGGGGTGTAGCTCCTAAATATTTTCCAGACAATTCCAGCGAGCAAAATGGTAATGGAACTAGTTACGCTTTGAAAACAAGACACATCACCAATTACGTGGCCACCAGATGGTACAGGGCTCCTGAACTTATGTTATCCAATAAGAAATATACAAAAGCTATTGATTTATGGGCTTGTGGGTGTATTCTAGCTGAATTTTATGGCAGAAAACCAATTTTTATAGGAAATGATCAAATGCACCAAATATCAGAAATTGTTAAAGTTTTAGGCACGCCAaacaaagatattattatcaaatatGGTTCTCATGTAGCTTGGGAAATTTTCTGTCCTCCCAAACCACAATATAGGAAAGTCCCTTGGAgcaatatatattcttaTGCACAACCAGATGGTTTAGACTTAATAGATAAATTACTAAAATGGGATCCCAATGCAAGATTGACTGTAGAAGAAGCTATTGAGCACGAGTTTTTACAGGATTTTAGGGATAAAAGTGAAGAGCCTGTCTGTTCTAAAGGTGCATTTAACTTTGcttatgaatatgaacaTATGTCTTTAACTGCTTTAAAACAATACTTGTTCGAAGAAGTCtgtaactttaaaaaagaaatgaaagGAATCGGAAAAAATGccatttataaataa